A window of the Cannabis sativa cultivar Pink pepper isolate KNU-18-1 chromosome X, ASM2916894v1, whole genome shotgun sequence genome harbors these coding sequences:
- the LOC133032015 gene encoding uncharacterized protein LOC133032015, translating into MQEKVAYCGEILAKWGNTITGDFKGRIAQSKSTLKRLKKLRDAHSRSLFSEEKKKLANIFHQKEVYWRQRSKQLWLKDGDRNSKYFQAFAIKRRNSNTIQKLKDDQGNWTDWNNGLHQVIFYYYSNIFQASLLDWHEIVDCITPFIAQLQNISLMEPVTMDEVKGLNDTNLVLIPKKKNPVGMGDLRPISLCNVLYKVISKMLANRLKGLLDHVISPFQSTFIPGRVISDNVLVSFEVFDYLKRKIKGKKGFMVLNLDMSKAYDCIEWAFLEAMRLKMGFNISWVALIVTSVSSVKYNVVHGGQRIEPIIPLCGIRQGDPLFVHSVC; encoded by the exons ATGCAGGAAAAAGTGGCTTATTGTGGTGAAATTTTAGCTAAGTGGGGGAATACAATTACAGGGGACTTTAAAGGTAGAATAGCTCAATCAAAATCTACCTTGAAAAGACTCAAAAAGTTAAGAGATGCCCACTCACGTTCTTTATTCTCTGAGGAAAAAAAGAAGCTGGCAAATATTTTCCATCAAAAGGAGGTGTATTGGAGACAGAGATCGAAGCAACTTTGGCTAAAAGATGGTGACCGTAACAGCAAGTATTTCCAAGCTTTTGCAATAAAAAGAAGGAATAGCAACACAATTCAAAAACTTAAAGATGATCAGGGGAACTGGACTGATTGGAATAACGGCTTGCATCaggttattttttattattactctAATATTTTCCAAGCTTCTTTGTTGGATTGGCATGAGATTGTTGATTGTATAACACCCTTTATTGCTCAACTTCAAAACATTTCCTTAATGGAACCTGTTACTATGGATGAAGTGAAG GGGCTTAATGATACTAACCTTGTCCTCAtcccaaagaaaaaaaatccagTGGGTATGGGAGATCTTAGGCCAATTTCTCTCTGTAACGTTCTTTATAAGGTTATCTCCAAGATGTTGGCTAATAGATTAAAAGGTCTCCTCGACCATGTTATCTCCCCTTTCCAGAGTACTTTCATTCCTGGGAGGGTGATCTCGGATAATGTTTTGGTATCCTTTGAAGTTTTTGACTACTTAAAAAGAAAGATTAAAGGGAAAAAAGGATTTATGGTTCTTAATTTAGACATGAGCAAAGCGTATGATTGCATTGAGTGGGCCTTTCTTGAAGCTATGCGTTTAAAGATGGGATTCAATATTAGTTGGGTCGCTTTGATCGTGACCAGTGTGTCTTCTGTTAAATACAATGTTGTTCATGGTGGACAGAGAATCGAGCCAATTATTCCCTTGTGTGGCATAAGACAAGGGGATCCATTATTTGTTCATTCTGTGTGTTGA